The Streptomyces sp. M92 nucleotide sequence ACCGCCTCGGCATCCACATGTCCGCCGAAGGGGCGGACGCCTACTTCTACGCCTGGCGCGTGGTCGGCGCCGTCCTCGGCGTCGACCAGACGGCCGTACCCACGACGCTCGACGAGGGACGGCAGTTCCTCGACCTGTACATGCTGCGCCACATGGGCCCCTCCGAGGAGGGCGCCCACCTCACGCGACAGCTGATCGACCTGTACGAGGAGGTCGTCCCGGGCAGCCTCTTCGACCCGGTGGTGTCCGCACTGATCCGCTACCTCGTCGGCGACACGTGCGCCGACTGGCTGGAGGTCCCCCGCACCGCCTGGGACACCGCCGTGAAGGCCGCACCGCACCTCCTCGGCGTGCTGGAGACGATCGAGGACCGCTCACCCTTCGGGGCGTGGGCGCTGGACCGGCTCGGCCACCTCACCACGGTCCTGGAACTGTCCACCCTCACCCGCGGGCGCGTCATGCACTACGCGATCCCGGAACAACTGAGGAAGGAGTACGGCGTCACGGGCGCGGCATCCCGCACCCGCCGCTGGACCCCGCCGCCCGCCACCGTCTCCTGAACACCGGGCGCGCGGCCGGGCGTCAGGCGATGGACGCCGATATGACGGCCGACACGGCGACGTTGCAGGAGGCCGTCACCCACACCGCGGGGTGGGGCTCCGGCTCGACCAGCGTCGCGCCCAGCCGGCCCGGCGTGATCAGGTCCACCACCAGGAAGGCCACGGCCATCATCACGAGCCCCAGCAGCCCGAACGCCGCGGTCGACACCAGGCCCTTGCCGAAGTCCTCGTACGTCGTCCAGATGGAGGTGAAGACGATGCCGCCGATGCCGAGCAGCGCGGAGCTGAGCAGCACGGCCGCGTTGCGGTTGCGCTGCTCCCAGATCAGCCGGCCGAGCTTTCCCGGCGTCAGCACGTCGACCAGGACGATGCCGAGGACCAGGAGGACCAGGCCGAGACCGCCGTAGGCGGTGGCGCGGCCGAGTCCGTTGACGATGTCGCTCATGGGGTTGCCGGCTCCGTAGCGTCAGGGATCGTGAGTGATCGTGGTCAAAGCGTGGTCGGGGTGGTGCGAGACGCAGCGCGCAAAATGTAGCGCACGCGTTCGGTCCCCCGACCCGCGGTACGGCGATCCGGCGGCCCGCCGGACGCGGGGTCAGGACGCCGCGGCCAGGGCCCGGTTGCGGCGGACGGAGGACAAGAACGACGACCCGATCAGGACGACGCCGATGAGGCCCGTGACGATCTCGCTGATCTCGTACCGGATGGTCACCAGGAGGATGACGGCGAGGGCGCCGATGGCGTAGTGGGCGCCGTGCTCCAGGTAGACGTAGTCGTCGAGCGTGCCCTGGCGGACCAGGTAGACGGTCAGGGACCGGACGTACATGGCGCCGATGCCGAGGCCGAGGGCCATCAGGACGATGTCGTTGGTGATGGCGAAGGCGCCGATGACGCCGTCGAAGGAGAACGACGCGTCCAGGACCTCCAGGTAGAGGAACATGAAGAACGCCGCCTTGCCCGTCAGGGCCACGGCCGAGCGGGGTCCGCCGCCGCGCGCCGCCCGTTCCTCGGCGGCCCGCTCGCGCTCCTCCTCCCGTTCGAGCCGCTCCTCGAAGAAGCCGGACAGGCCGCCGACGACCATGTAGGTGATCAGCCCGCCGACACCGGCGAGCAGCACCGTCTCCGCTTTGTCGACGTGGGTGCCGCCGTGCTGGTGGGCGTGGGCGCCGAAGGTGAGCGCGGAGACCAGCAGCACGATCAGCGCCACGCACACCGACAGCATGTCGACCCTGCCGAGCCTGGCCAGCGGGCGCTCCAGCCACCCCAGCCACTTGATCTCCCGGTCCTCCAGGACGAAGTCCAGGAAGATCATCAACAGGAACATGCCACCGAAGGCGGCGATCGACGGATGGGCGTCCGTCACCAGCTCCTGGTAGCGCTGCTTGTCCGTGAGGGCCAGATGGACCGCCGACCACGGGTTCAGCCGGGCACTGATCGCGACGATCACCACCGGGAAGACCAGGCGCATGCCGAAGACGGCGATCAGGATGCCGACGGTGAGGAAGATCTTCTGCCAGAAGGCGCTCATCTTCTTCAGGATCCCGGCGTTGATCACCGCGTTGTCGAACGACAGGGAGACCTCCAGCACGGCGAGGATCGCCACGAGGCCGAAGGCGGTCCACCCGTCGTAGAGCACTCCCAGGACCAGACCGAGGGCGGTGGCGGCGAAGGCCCAGCGGAACGTCTTCAACAGCACGGGCTGATCACTCACTCCTGTTGTCGGGTCGTGCCGGGACACGGCATTCCCTGCCGGTGCCCACCACCCACGTTGTCTACACGATCGTCCGGGGCCGACCCGGCAGGCCGGACACGGCGGCGGCACACCGGCACCGGACGGTCACCGAAATGGATCGGTTCGTTTCCTTGAGTCGTTCGTGTTTGCGGGAGTAGGTTCACCGCCATGACCGCATCCCGGGACCCGGCCGTCGCCTCCCAACTGCGCGGAGCCGGACTGCGAGTGACCGCCGCCCGTGCCGCGCTGCTCGAGACCGTCCGGCGGGGCGATCACCTCGACGCCGAGGCGATCGCGGCCGGGGTGCGCCGCCGCGTGGGCCACGTCTCCCTCCAGGCCGTGTACGAGGCGCTGCGCGCGCTCACCGCGGCCGGACTCGTGCGCCGCATCCAGCCGCCCGGCGGCCCGGCGCGGTTCGAGGGACGGGTGGGCGACAACCACCACCACGTCCTGTGCCGGTCCTGCGGCGTTCTCGCCGACGTCGACTGCGCCGTCGGCGAGGCGCCCTGCCTGACCGCCTCCGACGACCACGGCTTCTCGATAGACGAGGCCGAGGTCATCTACCGGGGCCTGTGCCCCGACTGCTCCACCACCCGCAGTTCCCCAGCACCTTGATCCGCCCCGTTCGGAAGGATTCCCATGTCCGAGAACCACGACGCCATCGTCACCGACGCGAAGACGGAGGAGACGGGCGGCTGCCCGGTCGCCCATGGACGTGCCCCGCACCCCACCCAGGGCGGCGGCAACCGTCAGTGGTGGCCGGAGCGGCTCAACCTGAAGATCCTCGCCAAGAACCCCGCCGTGGCCAACCCGCTGGGTGAGGAGTTCGACTACGCGGCGGCCTTCCAGGCGCTCGACCTCCAGGCCGTCAAACGCGACATCGCCGAGGTACTGACCACCTCGCAGGACTGGTGGCCCGCCGACTTCGGCAACTACGGCCCCCTGATGATCCGTATGGCCTGGCACAGCGCGGGCACCTACCGCATCAGCGACGGCCGCGGCGGCGCTGGCGCCGGGCAGCAGCGCTTCGCCCCGCTCAACAGCTGGCCGGACAACGGCAACCTCGACAAGGCGCGCCGCCTGCTGTGGCCGGTCAAGAAGAAGTACGGCCAGAGCATCTCCTGGGCCGACCTGCTGGTCCTCACCGGCAACGTCGCCCTGGAGACGATGGGCTTCGAGACCTTCGGCTTCGCCGGTGGCCGCGCCGACGTGTGGGAGGCCGAGGAGGACGTCTACTGGGGTCCCGAGACCACCTGGCTCGACGACCGGCGCTACACCGGCGACCGCGAGCTGGAGAACCCGCTCGGCGCGGTCCAGATGGGCCTGATCTACGTCAACCCCGAGGGGCCCAACGGCAACCCGGACCCGATCGCCGCCGCCCGCGACATCCGGGAGACGTTCCGCCGCATGGCGATGAACGACGAGGAGACCGTCGCGCTGATCGCCGGCGGCCACACCTTCGGCAAGACCCACGGCGCCGGCCCGGCCGACCACGTCGGCGACGACCCCGAGGCCGCCTCCATGGACCAGATGGGCCTGGGCTGGAAGAACACCTACGGCACCGGCAAGGGCGCGGACGCCATCACCTCCGGCCTGGAGGTCACCTGGACCTCCACCCCGACCCAGTGGGGCAACGGGTTCTTCAAGAACCTCTTCGAGTACGAGTACGAGTTGGAGCAGAGCCCCGCCGGCGCACACCAGTGGGTCGCCAAGGACGCCCCGGAGATCATCCCCGACGCCCACGACCCGGCGAAGAAGCACCGCCCGAAGATGCTCACCACCGACCTGTCGCTGCGCTACGACCCGGTCTACGAGCCGATCTCCCGCCGGTTCTACGAGAACCCGGAGGAGTTCGCGGACGCCTTCGCCCGCGCCTGGTACAAGCTGACCCACCGCGACATGGGCCCGAAGTCCCTGTACCTCGGCCCGGAGGTCCCCGAGGAGACCCTCGTCTGGCAGGACCCGCTGCCCGAGCCCGAGGGAGAGGCCGTCGACGCCGAGGACATCGAGACCCTCAAGACCAAGCTCCTCGAGTCCGGTCTGTCCGTCCCGCAGCTGGTGTCGACCGCGTGGGCCTCGGCGTCCACCTTCCGCGGCAGCGACAAGCGCGGCGGCGCCAACGGCGCCCGCATCCGCCTTGAGCCGCAGCGCGGCTGGGAGGTCAACGAGCCCGACGAGCTGGCGCAGGTCCTGCGCGTCCTCGAAGGGGTGCGGGAGGAGTTCAACTCCGGCGCCGGCGGCAAGAAGGTCTCCCTGGCCGACCTGATCGTCCTCGGCGGCTGTGCCGCCGTCGAGAAGGCCGCCAAGGAAGCCGGCTACCAGGTGGAGGTCCCGTTCACCGCGGGCCGCGTGGACGCGACGGAGGAGCACACCGACGCCGAGTCGTTCGAGGCGCTGGAGCCGACCGCCGACGGGTTCCGCAACTACCTCGGCAAGGGCAACCGGCTGCCGGCCGAGTTCCTGCTGCTCGACCGGGCGAACCTGCTCACCCTGAGCGCTCCGGAGATGACCGTCCTGGTCGGCGGCCTGCGCGTGCTGGGTGCCAACCACCAGCAGTCCCAGCTCGGCGCCCTCACCCGGACGCCCGGCTCGCTGACCAACGACTTCTTCGTCAACCTGCTCGACCTGGGCATCACCTGGAAGGCGACGTCCGAGGACCAGACCACGTTCGAGGGCCGCGACGCCGCCACCGGCGAGGTCAAGTGGGCCGGTTCCCGCGCCGACCTGGTCTTCGGCTCCAACTCCGAGCTGCGGGCCCTCGCCGAGGTCTACGCGAGCGACGACGCGAAGGAGAAGTTCGTCCACGACTTCGTCGCCGCCTGGGTCAAGGTCATGAACCTCGACCGGTTCGACCTGGCCTGATCCGCTGTTGTCCGGGCCGGCCGGAACCGGCCGGCCCGGACGCCGCCGCCCCTACGCGCCGCCGCGGAACGTGTTGCGGTACGCCCGCGGCGACACCCCGAGCACCTCACGGAAGTGCTGGCGCATCGCCGTACCGGTGCCGAAGCCGGCCAGGGCGGCGACGCGGTCCACCGGTTCGTCGCCGCGCTCCAGCAGCCGCCGGGCGTAGTCCAGACGCTGCCGGCCGAGCCACTGCATCGGCGTCTCCCCGGTCTCCTGCCGGAACCTCCGGCTGAGGGTCCGCACACTCATCGCCGACTGCCGGGCCAGGTCCTGCAGGGTGAGGGGCTCGCCCAGCCGCTGGAGCGCGTAGGTGCGGGCGGCGGCCGTCGTCGAGTCGTCCGCCTGCCTGATGGGGCGGTCGACGTACTGGGCCTGGCCGCCCTCGCGGTGCGGTGGCACCACGGTGCCGCGCGCGACGGTGTTCGCCACCTCGGCGCCGTGGTCGCCGCGGATCATGTGCAGGCACAGGTCGATCCCGGCGGCGACACCGGCCGAGGTGAGCACACCACGGTCGTCCGTGTAGAGCACGTCCGGATCGACGTCCACCTCCGGGTAGAGCGCGGCCAGTTCGGCGCACGACTTCCAGTGCGTCGTGGCCCGCCGCCCCGCCAGCACCCCGGCCGCCGCCAGCACGAACGAACCGGTGCAGATGGACGCCAGCCGGGCCGTCGGGGGAATCCGCTCCAGGGCCGCGCGCACCGGTGCGGCGAGCCGCCCGCGCTCCTGCGGCGCGTAGTCCTCCACGGCCGCCGGCACCACCACCGTGTCGGCGCCTTCCAGTACGTCCGGCCCGTGCGCGACGTTCACACTGAAGTCGGTGTCCGTGGCGATCTCGCCGGGCTCGGACGCGCACGTGAGCACCGAGTACAGCCGCCGGCCGGCGTCGTCGACGGCGGTCCCGAACAGACGGTGCACGATCCCCAGCTCCATCGGCAGCAGTCCGGGACGTACGTAGACCACCACACGGTGCACTGCCTCACCCCTCATCCCTCGCCCAATGCCTGGCTCACGGCCGGATTCTGCCACCCTCTCGCTGCCGGGCGGCCCGAAAAGCGCTGGCCGCCCGGGACGCACGGTGCTGGGATGACCGGATGCGCAGCGAGATCTCGGCGACCGTGGACCGCGGGCGGTTCCAGGACGCGGTGACGCCCTGGGACGACGACGTCTGGCGGGCCGGCGTCCTCGACTGGGTGACGGCCTCGCTCGCCGCCCTGGGCGTGCGCCCGACGGGGGAGTGGCGGGTGCGGTCACGGCCGTGGTCCGTCCTGGCGCGGCTGTCCGTCGAGGGGCGCGACGCGGTCTGGTTCAAGGCGAACCCGCCGGCCAGTGCCTTCGAGGGCCTGCTGACGGCGGCGCTGGCCCGCTGGGCACCGGGGCACGTCCTGGAACCGCTCGCGGTGGACGCCGTCCGCGGCTGGTCCCTGCTGCCCGACGGGGGACCGCTGTTGCGGGACGTACTGGACCGCCGGGGCGCCGGCCCCGAAGCGTGGGAAGGGCTCCTGCGCCGGTACGCGGCCCTGCAGCACGCCCTGACGCCCCGCGCGCGGGAGATCGAACGGCTCGGGGTCCCCGGCACGCCCGTCACCGCCCTGCCCGGCGTCTTCGACCGGCTCGACGACACGCCGCTGGAGCCGGAGGAACGGCACCGGCTCCGCCGCCTGGGCCCCCGCCTCCTGGACTGGTGCGCGGAACTCGACGCCCTGGGCGTCCCGGACTCCCTCGACCACGCCGACCTGCACGACGGCCAGCTCTTCCACCCCGGGCCGGGCGCGTTCACCGTCTTCGACTGGGGCGACGCCGTCGTCTCCCACCCCTTCTGCAGCCTGGCGGTCCCCGCCCGCCGTGCCCGCGAGCGGCACGGCCCGCACGTACTGCCGCGCCTGCGCGACGCCTACCTGGAGCCGTGGACGGGCTCCGGCCGGACCACCCGGGAGCTGCGGCGCGCGCTCGTCCTCGCCTGGCGGCTGAGCGCCCTGCACCGGGCCGGCGCGTACGGCAGGGTCTTCCCCGGGTCCGGGGCCGCGGGTGCCGAGGTGGCGGCGGAGGGCGCCCGCTGCCTGCTGGAGCTGTTCGACGAGCCACCGTTCTGAGCCACTGTGCCGCCGTTGTCAGTGGCGGATGCGAGGCTGCGGGGCATGGATGAGGTGGAGTTCATGCGCGGCCGGGTCTACGGAGCGGAGCACGACGACCCCGGACCGCGCCCCGGACGCGCATACGCGCAACTGGTCGGCGGTCCGCTGGACGGTCTGCTCCTGGACGTCACGGACCTGTCGGAGCAGGAG carries:
- the katG gene encoding catalase/peroxidase HPI, translated to MSENHDAIVTDAKTEETGGCPVAHGRAPHPTQGGGNRQWWPERLNLKILAKNPAVANPLGEEFDYAAAFQALDLQAVKRDIAEVLTTSQDWWPADFGNYGPLMIRMAWHSAGTYRISDGRGGAGAGQQRFAPLNSWPDNGNLDKARRLLWPVKKKYGQSISWADLLVLTGNVALETMGFETFGFAGGRADVWEAEEDVYWGPETTWLDDRRYTGDRELENPLGAVQMGLIYVNPEGPNGNPDPIAAARDIRETFRRMAMNDEETVALIAGGHTFGKTHGAGPADHVGDDPEAASMDQMGLGWKNTYGTGKGADAITSGLEVTWTSTPTQWGNGFFKNLFEYEYELEQSPAGAHQWVAKDAPEIIPDAHDPAKKHRPKMLTTDLSLRYDPVYEPISRRFYENPEEFADAFARAWYKLTHRDMGPKSLYLGPEVPEETLVWQDPLPEPEGEAVDAEDIETLKTKLLESGLSVPQLVSTAWASASTFRGSDKRGGANGARIRLEPQRGWEVNEPDELAQVLRVLEGVREEFNSGAGGKKVSLADLIVLGGCAAVEKAAKEAGYQVEVPFTAGRVDATEEHTDAESFEALEPTADGFRNYLGKGNRLPAEFLLLDRANLLTLSAPEMTVLVGGLRVLGANHQQSQLGALTRTPGSLTNDFFVNLLDLGITWKATSEDQTTFEGRDAATGEVKWAGSRADLVFGSNSELRALAEVYASDDAKEKFVHDFVAAWVKVMNLDRFDLA
- a CDS encoding phosphotransferase produces the protein MRSEISATVDRGRFQDAVTPWDDDVWRAGVLDWVTASLAALGVRPTGEWRVRSRPWSVLARLSVEGRDAVWFKANPPASAFEGLLTAALARWAPGHVLEPLAVDAVRGWSLLPDGGPLLRDVLDRRGAGPEAWEGLLRRYAALQHALTPRAREIERLGVPGTPVTALPGVFDRLDDTPLEPEERHRLRRLGPRLLDWCAELDALGVPDSLDHADLHDGQLFHPGPGAFTVFDWGDAVVSHPFCSLAVPARRARERHGPHVLPRLRDAYLEPWTGSGRTTRELRRALVLAWRLSALHRAGAYGRVFPGSGAAGAEVAAEGARCLLELFDEPPF
- a CDS encoding GlxA family transcriptional regulator, whose protein sequence is MHRVVVYVRPGLLPMELGIVHRLFGTAVDDAGRRLYSVLTCASEPGEIATDTDFSVNVAHGPDVLEGADTVVVPAAVEDYAPQERGRLAAPVRAALERIPPTARLASICTGSFVLAAAGVLAGRRATTHWKSCAELAALYPEVDVDPDVLYTDDRGVLTSAGVAAGIDLCLHMIRGDHGAEVANTVARGTVVPPHREGGQAQYVDRPIRQADDSTTAAARTYALQRLGEPLTLQDLARQSAMSVRTLSRRFRQETGETPMQWLGRQRLDYARRLLERGDEPVDRVAALAGFGTGTAMRQHFREVLGVSPRAYRNTFRGGA
- a CDS encoding DUF350 domain-containing protein, with protein sequence MSDIVNGLGRATAYGGLGLVLLVLGIVLVDVLTPGKLGRLIWEQRNRNAAVLLSSALLGIGGIVFTSIWTTYEDFGKGLVSTAAFGLLGLVMMAVAFLVVDLITPGRLGATLVEPEPHPAVWVTASCNVAVSAVISASIA
- a CDS encoding DUF475 domain-containing protein, producing MLLKTFRWAFAATALGLVLGVLYDGWTAFGLVAILAVLEVSLSFDNAVINAGILKKMSAFWQKIFLTVGILIAVFGMRLVFPVVIVAISARLNPWSAVHLALTDKQRYQELVTDAHPSIAAFGGMFLLMIFLDFVLEDREIKWLGWLERPLARLGRVDMLSVCVALIVLLVSALTFGAHAHQHGGTHVDKAETVLLAGVGGLITYMVVGGLSGFFEERLEREEERERAAEERAARGGGPRSAVALTGKAAFFMFLYLEVLDASFSFDGVIGAFAITNDIVLMALGLGIGAMYVRSLTVYLVRQGTLDDYVYLEHGAHYAIGALAVILLVTIRYEISEIVTGLIGVVLIGSSFLSSVRRNRALAAAS
- a CDS encoding Fur family transcriptional regulator: MTASRDPAVASQLRGAGLRVTAARAALLETVRRGDHLDAEAIAAGVRRRVGHVSLQAVYEALRALTAAGLVRRIQPPGGPARFEGRVGDNHHHVLCRSCGVLADVDCAVGEAPCLTASDDHGFSIDEAEVIYRGLCPDCSTTRSSPAP